The window CAGAAATCTCCTCGCTGCACAGTGAGGACTCCGCCTCCGCCATGCCTGATTCTATATCTATGGCATCACTCTCTGCTTCCTACCAACCACCCAGGGATCTACCACACTACAACTCCCTGCCAATAAAGAGCAGCAGCCATGGTCAAGGAGGGCGGAGTAAAGCCAAAGAGTTTTTGCGTCGCATGGAAGTAATGCGCACGTGGGGGCCGTCCACGATGCGGAAAAGCTCAAATCGCAGGCCACCGCTGGTCATCAGTGGGCCAGTGTTACAGGGCGAGGAGCCTCACGCACTGCAGATGCTCCAGTGTACACCCATCAGCCAACTAGAACACAGCCCTAAACACAACCACCAAACTGATGGTGactgttcctctgtctccctTACCAATGACTGTAAAACACAGTCCACGGTGAGTGTGAGCCCCAGCAGCGAGACAGTGGCCTCCAGTATGAAGGAGCCTGTGTGTACAAAACACTGTACTGCCAGCAAGAGAAGCAGCATGTATTTAGAGGATATGGAGCTGCCTTCTCAAGGTAAGAGGACTGAAGGACAGATCCAGTTTGGCAGAAACCAGTTTCACTCATATGAAAACCTCCTTGTTCACATCCCCAAGGACCATAAACCAGGCACCTTTCCAAAAGCTCTATCCATAGAGAGCCTGGCGCCTTCCCCCGGTGACAGGAACAATGGCCCCCAGACACAAGCCCAAACTTTTCCACCCACCAAAGGCCTGGGTGAGTCCTGGTCTGGTAAACCTTTGTCCAAGCCCCCCTGTCCTGGAGCTCCACGGGGCAGCAGGGTGAGTGTTTACGACAACGTCCCGGGCTCCCACCTTTACGCCAGCACAGGAGACCTGCTGGACTTAGAGAAAGAGGACAATTTGTTCCCTCACCTAGATGACATCATTCAGCACGTCAGCGGTTTGCAGCAAATAGTGGACCACTGGAGCCGCAGTGTGCTGCCTGAGGATGAGACCgcggagggagaggaggaaggggagggcAGGACCACGCCCAGTGAAGGCGAAAGAGATGGGGTCTCCTTGAACGACACTGATTCTACAGGAACCAGTCGGGAGAGGCGGGACTCTGGAGTCGGGGCCTCGCTGACAAGACCACGGTGAGAAGCTGTTAAGGCATTATAACATTGTGCTCTCCAAATTAACTAAAACTAAGTCCAACGAGTCAAGAAACGAGCGGTCCGACAGTCAGCCAACAGTTTAGCCTGATCATTTAGATCAATTTATTTGGAGGTAAAACCAAAAGTGATGGCATCCAAAAAATGTTAGTAATACTAATCCTTCATTGTACAGGAAAACTGTGGTGCAGTAGGTCAAAGGTTAACCAGGAAGTTATATACACTATGATGGATGTTAAAGATGAGCAGTTAATCATTTTACTCTAagcctttttttctccccaaaacCAATTTGGCTCACCTGGAGTTTCgttttcaaacaaaaaatatgatcGTTGTATTTCTTTATAGCAATGTTTCCACATTCCTACATCTAAGAAATTATCATTTTTGAGTACAATGGTATtattaccattaccattattactcacattttttaattatattttctcCCCATCCTAGTCTACGATGGCCCAGTTTCAGAACATCTGATCATCTGAACCAGCCAGCATCTTCACTGCAGATCGGTAGCCAATCAGCGGGCCAGCTCAGCCTGCTGCAGAAGTTCTCTTTGCTCCGCCTCACCGCCATCATGGAGAAATACTCAATGTCAAATAAACATGGCTGGACATGGTGGGTATCTGatctgtatgtgtgagtgaCAGTTTTTACAATGGCCTCTGTTATTGTTACAGCTTCCTTCAACTTCTCTACATCAGAGCTGAAACAGCAGGGCCATATGCACCAACAGCTTTACACGAAACCATAACATCTACTTTATCTACTAGACTGATACTGGCTGTTACAAtgagtttgtgcatgattaaaCACCACCAGCCAACAGTCGCCATGACCTGCAAACACAAGCACATCCTTGTGTTGTTAACGATCactcctgtttgtttttattatccCCAAGAGGTTGAGTTGACCAGCATATGCATGAAGAGAAGGATAATAAAAGCATAGGCCTTTCTCCCACACACTTCCCTAATGGTTTTCTGTCTATCGCTCCCAGGTCTGTGCCCAAGTTTATGAAGCGCATGAAGGTGCCAGACTACAAAGAGAAGAGCGTGTTTGGTGTTCCCCTCATCATCCATGTCCAGCGCTGTGGTTTTCCGctccctctgtgtttacagcaggCCCTCAGCCACCTCAGAACACACTGTCTAGACCAGGTTAGAAACGGAAAACAGCATTTACAAGAGTTTGTACATTTCCTCTGACCATAGTGCTAATCAGTGGTGCATTGTCACTCAAGTACCCTTCATGTTCTTACGTGTTATTCTACTTCACAACATTTTAGaggaaattgaattaaattgcacgttttactccactacatttatctgcagCACACTTTACATTCAATAAAACATAAGATGagcttataaaataaaatgcattaaacCATTAGGTTCCAacatttttggcttgtgacccctcACAAAAAAGCAACACCTGGTTGCTGGTGCTTTCAAATATGAGGCAGCCGACATAAAGCAAATAATTGCCTCGTTTCTTTTCCATCTTCTTCATTGGCTTTGTCTGACTCCTCTTTCCTTCCTGTCTCAGGTGGGATTGTTTCGCAAATCTGGCGTGAAGTCTCGTATTCAGGCTCTGAGGCAGCAGTGTGAGCTGTCCCCCGACTCTGTGAGCTACGAGGACCAGTCAGCTTATGACGTGGCCGACATGGTCAAACAGTTCTTCAGAGACTTGCCAGAACCTCTGCTAACAAGCAAGCTGGGGGAAACCTTCCTGCATATTTACCAGTGTAAGTTGCCTCAGAGCTATGATTGCAaaaactgtcacacacacatacagatcaGATACCCACCATGTCCAGCCATGTTTATTTGACATTGAGTATTTCTCCATGATGGcgtttttatttcacctttatttttacaggcaagtcattaagaacaggttcttatttacaatggcggCCATTGAATGCTGTAACATCTGTAGTCATCTACTTCAGAGGAAGTGACTGTACATGGTTTTTAATTGTTTAGCTGGCCTTAGTGAAAATGTAGTCAGCAAACTGTGTCATATGTTTCAAATGAtcttattataatgaaatgtatCACTGGAAAAGTCTGGACACCATTAGTCAAATctgactattttttatttatgtttatgaaaTGTGCATATGTGCACTAAAAGACTACATCAAAGATTGGATGTTGGGAACTGTGACTTATTCTTTCATCCATCATTCCTCCTCAcatccttttttcatttttcattagaTGTCCCAAAGGAGCAGCGGTTGCAAGCCGTCAGAGCGGCCGTTTTGCTGATGCCAGATGAAAACAGGGAGGTCCTCCAGACGTTGCTCTGCTTCCTGcgtgatgtcacttccttggTGGAGGAGAACCAGATGACGCCGATGAACCTGGCTGTTTGTCTGGGACCTTCGCTCTTCCACCTCAGCATACTGAAGAATGAGGCCCTGTCACCAAGGTGCATTCACAAACTGATGAACACGCTGATGCTTACATAGTAAAACGAGTGTGTTACTATTATGAACAATTGGCATGACCCCGCTACACCAACCTGCAAGGACCGCGTTAATGAAGCACTGTATGGATTAATTTGGGAAGAATAGCTTTGGTCGTGCAAAATAATTTACAAcatggggtctaagagaagtTTATATCCTGTAAATATGAATTTTATGCCACATTATTTATGTTACAGCTTGCATAAAGGCTTTACATATGTATAAGAACTCCTTACAATAGAAATTGCTTTTACCTCAATACGTTAATTCTTCTGTTCCTCTATGTAAATGCTCACATAATTTATGTTCTGCATATTCTGTATAATTTCTGTTCCTCAAGGTCAATCCAGAGGAAGTACACCACAGGCCGTCCCGATCAGAAAGACCTGAGTGAAAACTTGGCTGCCAGCCAGGGCCTGGCACACATGATCACTGAGTGCCAGCACCTCTTTCAGGTCAGGATTTACGATATTAAATAGTATAagatatataaagtatatatataaaattcatAAATGATGGGTTAACCGCTGCTTTGAGGATTGTTTCCATAAGAGCGAAAAAATTATCAAATGACTGACAGAAGTTGTACAATTCATTGTGTTGGCTAAGAAATAAAGCATGACCACATCTTAATATGTGACATTAGTGATAGATAGAGTGATGTTGTTATTGTTCAAGGCCTCAGTATAATCGTGGTTAATGAGCTAATTTCTAAAACTGTACATCATCATTATCCTAAAGCTGCAATTCAGCTGTCAGTGAAAACCTTTTCAGGGACTAAGAAAAACAGACTTGATcaccatgcattttttttttttagattaaagTGGTTTTAAGCATTACCATAAGAGCAAGAATGACTGAATCCTCTTAACCCACAGACGATATCGCATTCTTCCAAAACATGAAAGTGACAAGTGTTGGAGTTTAAAAGTTTTTGAAGGATAATGATATTTAAAAGGCAGGGACATTTGATATTAAACTGTTCCACTTTTGTAGAAAAACACGAGCTGGtatgacatatttttaaaattcTGTCATCTGAGTGCATATGCTACTGCTCCAATGGCAAATGAACAACCCAgtcaaattgcattttttattgtatttgtctAGGTCTATTTCCTGGTTTAGACATGGTAGTACTTAGGCCTGAGCTGATGTTATGCTATGTGATGTGATGCACGTCCTCCGGCTTTTTCCCAGATCCCAGAGGAGATGGTGACCCAGTCACGTAACTCCTACATGGAGGCTGAGCTGATGGTGCCCCCGCTGGAAGAGCTATGCAAGGCTCACGGGGAGGAAGTGGATGaggacgaggaagaggaggatgaggaggtaTCCTATCATTCACACCTAGAAAGGCTGTTTCAGAACCTGCTGGAAGAGGCCAAAGATAAGAGCAAAGTCTGGGTGTCTCGCTCAACTACTGACCATACAGAACTGGCATTTAAAAAGGTATGTGGTTATTGAATTTCTGGAATATCATGGGATTTTGAGAGGggcatgaaagaaagaaagaaagaaaaaaaaaaggaaaaacagggAATATCAGCATCttcataaatgtatttgaaattaTTACACTACTTGTGCAGCGCATACTTTGATTACACAGTAATTTTCAGATAGCTTCTCCACAGGAAGCATAACTGAAATAGAAACTTGACTGTTTAACTCTAGAGGTTTAGTGAGCCATAAAAACGGTGTCTCTCTGTGCATGGAGACCCACATGTTCAAATTATACATGATCATATAATGTATAAATCAAACACTCatgatgtatttgtgtgtaaggTGGGAGATGGCAACCCTCTGAGGCGGTGGCGAGTGTGTGTTGAGGTGTCAGCAACTCCCAGTGAGGTGCTGCAGCGGCTGCTGAGAGAGCGCCCTCTGTGGCAGACTGAACTACAGCAGGAGAAGGTTCTGGAGACGCTGGATAAACAGACAGACGTGTACCAGTACTCCTGCGGCAACATGGCACCTCAACCCAGCTGTGACTATGTGGTACTAAGGTCaggattaattaattaaaaatattggCATGCTTTTGTGTCATTTGGAATTTAGTTATCAATATACCAACAGATGGACAGATCACAACATGTATTTTAAGATAAAACAACCTGCTCAACATTCCCTAAAATACATAGACATTTCTAAAATATCATACTGTATAATAAAGTAGAGCTGGAACAATTGGTCGATTAGTCcatcaaaagaaaatgaattggcaactattaagtcattttttgggcattttttggcctttattgacaggacagctgaagaaacaaaaggggagagagaggggggaatgacatgcagcaaagagctgcaggttggagtcgaacctgggcccactgcgtcaaggagtaaaccatATATGGGTgaccgctctaccaactgagctatcagGTCACCCTAAGACATTTTGTTGGTGGTggccattttacattttttgtacttatgTTTCATAGACCAACAAtttatcgattaatcaagaaagtAATTTGCAGATTagtcaacaatgaaaataataattagttgCAGTCCTGAAAAAAGAAATTCACTAAACAATATCTCATATGCCCACATTAAATGCCTGACTGAACTCACCACTTTTCTCTTCTTTGTCTCTCCGCCCCCTCAGGTCATGGCGTACAGACCTGTGTAAAGGCTCCtgtgcactggtgtgtgtgtccgtcGAACATGATGACAGCCCACGCATGGGAGCAGTGAGGGGGGTGGTGCTGGAGTCACAGTACCTCCTCGAACCTTGTGGGACTGGAAGGACCAGGCTCACCCATATCTCCAGAGTGGATCTCAGGTTTGGGCAGACTTCAAGTGCTTTCATAGTAAAGCTTTTAATAAACATTGCAATCATTAATATGCATTATTTGATGTTCTTGTCACAGGGGAAGATCTCCAGAATGGTACAACAAAGCATTTGGTCACCTGTGTGTTAATGAAGCCCAGAGGATccgctcctcttttcacccgcCAGATCAGACAACTACCGAGGCCAAAATCTAAAGCCCAGAACTCAAACTTTATCTTGGGTCACACTGCCAGAGCAGCTGGGCCTGAGAACCAGTGACCCAGGAGAGGAATCATCCAGGCAGTGGACTTTAGTGTCTTTTCACGCTGCTGAGCCACACTGAGCTTTACTGTACCATACTGTACTGAGTTACAGTCATTTACACACAGAAAAGGAATTTTTGTATTACAGTAGATTAATTCTGCAGAACAACATATCACTACTTATTTATCTCATATGTTATGATTTTCAGTGCCATTTTTTGCCCCACGGAGCAAACGTTAATTTGCAatttcaaatattaaaatggcttatttaatttatttgaatAGCCATTGATGTCTCAAATAATTGGCTAGCAACCATGTGCTTTATCGGGGGGATGAGGTTGGCAGACAGAGAGTATTTTTGGTATTTATTGCTCTGAGTCATTCTTCCAAATCCTCATCTACTTATCCAATATCTTGCAAAAGAAATGACCTTATAAAACAGCCAGCACTATAAGGCGTGATCATGAGATCTCTAACACCTCAATTTGATATAGCTATTACTGATttcatagtatgtaaaaaatatttacatcTTACGCCTGTAATAGCCACAATTCTTTATTAATCTTTCCATCTATAAACTAAGCTGTGAACGTATCACtttcatatgcacatttatAAAATGCACTTATCCACAGATAAAGTTGCATAAATCCCAGTGCTCTAAAAACAAATCTGGAATGACGAGGACCAGTACAATATGGCTACATGACATGGTCGCATTACATTGTGAAAAGTGCACTAGTTCAGGAAAAGCAGGCACATGAGGGGTCTGGATCACAGAAATGGGAAACATTCATCTGGTCCATAAATGTGCTGTTATGGATACA is drawn from Sander vitreus isolate 19-12246 chromosome 13, sanVit1, whole genome shotgun sequence and contains these coding sequences:
- the stard13a gene encoding stAR-related lipid transfer protein 13 isoform X1, with product MEAVDSSMTIMEDVAVTMDSAAHRANSAGKEVAANNSLERVGDANVIAAAKEEDLRDDAESADTVNAEDSMDCADATDTRSMEIDDIMDSIDQSAKGDSNDCESDGDSTNEETCLEAMTPDGQDYYLRLGDTPRRRSVLRLSRIIARKQLLRRLEQEIEAKEACDWLRAAGFPQYAQLYEDSQFPIDISSVKKDHDFLDRDLVEPLCRRLNTLNKCASMKLDVSHPKKKGDDSDEDDPLAISKRWTFEWSSRRWSRLQDFLLDSTNESSPTGQGEGLLHSTVSSESVLTDLSEQEITEISSLHSEDSASAMPDSISMASLSASYQPPRDLPHYNSLPIKSSSHGQGGRSKAKEFLRRMEVMRTWGPSTMRKSSNRRPPLVISGPVLQGEEPHALQMLQCTPISQLEHSPKHNHQTDGDCSSVSLTNDCKTQSTVSVSPSSETVASSMKEPVCTKHCTASKRSSMYLEDMELPSQGKRTEGQIQFGRNQFHSYENLLVHIPKDHKPGTFPKALSIESLAPSPGDRNNGPQTQAQTFPPTKGLGESWSGKPLSKPPCPGAPRGSRVSVYDNVPGSHLYASTGDLLDLEKEDNLFPHLDDIIQHVSGLQQIVDHWSRSVLPEDETAEGEEEGEGRTTPSEGERDGVSLNDTDSTGTSRERRDSGVGASLTRPRLRWPSFRTSDHLNQPASSLQIGSQSAGQLSLLQKFSLLRLTAIMEKYSMSNKHGWTWSVPKFMKRMKVPDYKEKSVFGVPLIIHVQRCGFPLPLCLQQALSHLRTHCLDQVGLFRKSGVKSRIQALRQQCELSPDSVSYEDQSAYDVADMVKQFFRDLPEPLLTSKLGETFLHIYQYVPKEQRLQAVRAAVLLMPDENREVLQTLLCFLRDVTSLVEENQMTPMNLAVCLGPSLFHLSILKNEALSPRSIQRKYTTGRPDQKDLSENLAASQGLAHMITECQHLFQIPEEMVTQSRNSYMEAELMVPPLEELCKAHGEEVDEDEEEEDEEVSYHSHLERLFQNLLEEAKDKSKVWVSRSTTDHTELAFKKVGDGNPLRRWRVCVEVSATPSEVLQRLLRERPLWQTELQQEKVLETLDKQTDVYQYSCGNMAPQPSCDYVVLRSWRTDLCKGSCALVCVSVEHDDSPRMGAVRGVVLESQYLLEPCGTGRTRLTHISRVDLRGRSPEWYNKAFGHLCVNEAQRIRSSFHPPDQTTTEAKI
- the stard13a gene encoding stAR-related lipid transfer protein 13 isoform X2, yielding MTTQRRSAKLQLRRSISEQLRDSTSKAWDLLWRNVRERRLAEIEAKEACDWLRAAGFPQYAQLYEDSQFPIDISSVKKDHDFLDRDLVEPLCRRLNTLNKCASMKLDVSHPKKKGDDSDEDDPLAISKRWTFEWSSRRWSRLQDFLLDSTNESSPTGQGEGLLHSTVSSESVLTDLSEQEITEISSLHSEDSASAMPDSISMASLSASYQPPRDLPHYNSLPIKSSSHGQGGRSKAKEFLRRMEVMRTWGPSTMRKSSNRRPPLVISGPVLQGEEPHALQMLQCTPISQLEHSPKHNHQTDGDCSSVSLTNDCKTQSTVSVSPSSETVASSMKEPVCTKHCTASKRSSMYLEDMELPSQGKRTEGQIQFGRNQFHSYENLLVHIPKDHKPGTFPKALSIESLAPSPGDRNNGPQTQAQTFPPTKGLGESWSGKPLSKPPCPGAPRGSRVSVYDNVPGSHLYASTGDLLDLEKEDNLFPHLDDIIQHVSGLQQIVDHWSRSVLPEDETAEGEEEGEGRTTPSEGERDGVSLNDTDSTGTSRERRDSGVGASLTRPRLRWPSFRTSDHLNQPASSLQIGSQSAGQLSLLQKFSLLRLTAIMEKYSMSNKHGWTWSVPKFMKRMKVPDYKEKSVFGVPLIIHVQRCGFPLPLCLQQALSHLRTHCLDQVGLFRKSGVKSRIQALRQQCELSPDSVSYEDQSAYDVADMVKQFFRDLPEPLLTSKLGETFLHIYQYVPKEQRLQAVRAAVLLMPDENREVLQTLLCFLRDVTSLVEENQMTPMNLAVCLGPSLFHLSILKNEALSPRSIQRKYTTGRPDQKDLSENLAASQGLAHMITECQHLFQIPEEMVTQSRNSYMEAELMVPPLEELCKAHGEEVDEDEEEEDEEVSYHSHLERLFQNLLEEAKDKSKVWVSRSTTDHTELAFKKVGDGNPLRRWRVCVEVSATPSEVLQRLLRERPLWQTELQQEKVLETLDKQTDVYQYSCGNMAPQPSCDYVVLRSWRTDLCKGSCALVCVSVEHDDSPRMGAVRGVVLESQYLLEPCGTGRTRLTHISRVDLRGRSPEWYNKAFGHLCVNEAQRIRSSFHPPDQTTTEAKI
- the stard13a gene encoding stAR-related lipid transfer protein 13 isoform X3 — its product is MRASKIEAKEACDWLRAAGFPQYAQLYEDSQFPIDISSVKKDHDFLDRDLVEPLCRRLNTLNKCASMKLDVSHPKKKGDDSDEDDPLAISKRWTFEWSSRRWSRLQDFLLDSTNESSPTGQGEGLLHSTVSSESVLTDLSEQEITEISSLHSEDSASAMPDSISMASLSASYQPPRDLPHYNSLPIKSSSHGQGGRSKAKEFLRRMEVMRTWGPSTMRKSSNRRPPLVISGPVLQGEEPHALQMLQCTPISQLEHSPKHNHQTDGDCSSVSLTNDCKTQSTVSVSPSSETVASSMKEPVCTKHCTASKRSSMYLEDMELPSQGKRTEGQIQFGRNQFHSYENLLVHIPKDHKPGTFPKALSIESLAPSPGDRNNGPQTQAQTFPPTKGLGESWSGKPLSKPPCPGAPRGSRVSVYDNVPGSHLYASTGDLLDLEKEDNLFPHLDDIIQHVSGLQQIVDHWSRSVLPEDETAEGEEEGEGRTTPSEGERDGVSLNDTDSTGTSRERRDSGVGASLTRPRLRWPSFRTSDHLNQPASSLQIGSQSAGQLSLLQKFSLLRLTAIMEKYSMSNKHGWTWSVPKFMKRMKVPDYKEKSVFGVPLIIHVQRCGFPLPLCLQQALSHLRTHCLDQVGLFRKSGVKSRIQALRQQCELSPDSVSYEDQSAYDVADMVKQFFRDLPEPLLTSKLGETFLHIYQYVPKEQRLQAVRAAVLLMPDENREVLQTLLCFLRDVTSLVEENQMTPMNLAVCLGPSLFHLSILKNEALSPRSIQRKYTTGRPDQKDLSENLAASQGLAHMITECQHLFQIPEEMVTQSRNSYMEAELMVPPLEELCKAHGEEVDEDEEEEDEEVSYHSHLERLFQNLLEEAKDKSKVWVSRSTTDHTELAFKKVGDGNPLRRWRVCVEVSATPSEVLQRLLRERPLWQTELQQEKVLETLDKQTDVYQYSCGNMAPQPSCDYVVLRSWRTDLCKGSCALVCVSVEHDDSPRMGAVRGVVLESQYLLEPCGTGRTRLTHISRVDLRGRSPEWYNKAFGHLCVNEAQRIRSSFHPPDQTTTEAKI